A genomic region of Devosia ginsengisoli contains the following coding sequences:
- a CDS encoding peroxiredoxin, producing the protein MAILIGDTAPDFTADSTEGPIHFYDYIDGHWAVLFSHPKNFTPVCTTELGYTAKLKPEFDKRGVKVLGLSVDKLEDHGGWAKDIEETQGTALNFPLLADTKGEVARLYDMIHPNADNTLTVRSVFVIGPDKKVKLKIEYPASTGRNFDEVLRVIDSLQLTANHSVATPVNWKNGEDVIIASSLSNDAAKEKFPNGWKEPKPYLRIVPQPRA; encoded by the coding sequence ATGGCAATTCTGATTGGCGATACCGCCCCCGATTTCACTGCCGACAGCACCGAAGGCCCCATTCATTTCTATGACTATATCGATGGTCATTGGGCCGTGCTGTTCAGCCACCCCAAGAATTTCACCCCCGTCTGCACCACCGAACTGGGCTACACCGCCAAGCTGAAGCCCGAATTCGACAAGCGCGGCGTCAAGGTGCTGGGCCTATCGGTCGACAAGCTCGAGGACCACGGCGGCTGGGCCAAGGATATCGAGGAAACCCAGGGTACCGCGCTGAATTTCCCGCTGCTGGCCGACACCAAGGGCGAGGTCGCTCGCCTCTATGACATGATCCATCCCAATGCCGACAACACGCTGACCGTGCGTTCGGTCTTCGTTATCGGCCCGGACAAGAAGGTGAAGCTCAAGATCGAATACCCGGCCTCCACCGGCCGCAATTTCGATGAAGTGCTGCGCGTCATCGACAGCCTCCAGCTCACCGCCAACCATTCGGTGGCCACTCCGGTCAACTGGAAGAATGGCGAGGATGTCATCATCGCCAGCTCCCTGTCGAATGATGCCGCCAAGGAAAAGTTCCCCAATGGCTGGAAGGAACCCAAGCCCTATCTGCGCATTGTTCCCCAGCCCCGCGCGTAG
- a CDS encoding MFS transporter codes for MTDSTQSSWAEIFTPRFATVTLILCLGVALLAFNAFLASISLPTAVQEMGGVALISWALTLFLVFAIVGGSGAALLKQRLGARTALLASASIFLLGTVVAGTAGSMEQVLVGRALQGLGEGVVSAICFALIPELFPSRLVPKVFGLQAMIWAVAAFGGPAVAGLLTELVSWRAAFLVNVPLVLLFAAMVSVKVPAHSPEDRKVVTFPGIRLLTIGAAIMLVALAGLAQPLAATGLLIAAAALLVLVVWLDARATDRLMPPDAFRLVSVVGTGLWMVLLINIAGAGSAVYLVLVVQEMWGYGPTAAGALAATLAVAWSASAILVANVRSKETRKTLIRLGPAMIGAGLLLVLAGLELDQVAIVVAGQLIIGSGFGTCNGYLNLTMMEAASDAERDRTSALMPTTQSAGNAIGAALAGVAANSAGMAAAVSALEVKLAVMPIYVLGAAMAALAFAAAWRMVGMIRPQDVNSSFAAG; via the coding sequence ATGACCGATTCCACCCAAAGCAGTTGGGCCGAAATTTTCACGCCCCGTTTCGCGACGGTGACGCTGATTCTGTGCCTGGGCGTGGCGCTGCTGGCGTTCAATGCCTTCCTCGCCTCGATCTCGCTGCCGACTGCCGTGCAGGAAATGGGCGGGGTGGCGCTGATCTCGTGGGCGCTGACGCTGTTCCTGGTCTTTGCCATTGTCGGCGGCTCCGGCGCGGCTTTGCTCAAGCAAAGGCTGGGTGCGCGCACCGCTTTGCTGGCATCGGCCAGCATTTTCCTGCTGGGCACGGTGGTGGCTGGCACGGCCGGTTCCATGGAGCAGGTGCTGGTGGGACGGGCTCTGCAGGGGCTGGGCGAAGGCGTGGTCTCGGCGATCTGTTTCGCGCTGATCCCGGAGCTGTTTCCGTCGCGGCTGGTGCCCAAAGTGTTCGGGCTGCAGGCAATGATCTGGGCCGTTGCGGCGTTTGGCGGGCCGGCGGTGGCGGGGCTTTTGACCGAGCTGGTGTCCTGGCGCGCGGCGTTCCTGGTCAATGTGCCGCTGGTGCTGCTGTTTGCCGCCATGGTGTCGGTGAAAGTGCCGGCTCATTCGCCCGAGGACCGCAAGGTGGTGACCTTTCCGGGTATTCGCCTGCTGACCATCGGCGCCGCCATCATGCTGGTGGCTTTGGCCGGGCTGGCGCAGCCGCTGGCGGCGACGGGCCTGCTGATCGCGGCCGCGGCGCTGCTAGTGCTGGTGGTGTGGCTCGATGCCCGCGCCACGGACCGGCTGATGCCGCCCGATGCGTTCCGGCTGGTATCGGTGGTGGGCACCGGGCTGTGGATGGTGCTGCTGATCAATATCGCGGGCGCCGGCTCGGCGGTTTATCTGGTGCTGGTGGTGCAGGAAATGTGGGGCTATGGCCCCACCGCGGCGGGTGCCCTGGCGGCCACGCTGGCGGTGGCGTGGAGCGCATCGGCGATCCTGGTGGCCAATGTGCGCAGCAAGGAGACGCGCAAGACACTGATCCGGCTGGGGCCGGCCATGATCGGCGCTGGGCTGCTGCTGGTGCTGGCCGGGCTGGAACTGGATCAGGTGGCCATCGTGGTGGCCGGGCAATTGATCATCGGCTCGGGCTTCGGCACCTGCAATGGCTATCTGAACCTGACCATGATGGAGGCCGCCAGCGACGCCGAACGCGACCGCACTTCGGCGCTGATGCCGACGACGCAATCGGCGGGCAATGCGATCGGCGCGGCGCTGGCCGGCGTGGCCGCCAATTCGGCGGGCATGGCCGCCGCCGTCTCGGCGCTGGAGGTCAAGCTGGCGGTGATGCCGATCTATGTGCTGGGGGCGGCGATGGCGGCTCTGGCCTTTGCCGCGGCCTGGCGCATGGTGGGGATGATCCGGCCGCAGGATGTGAATTCGAGCTTTGCGGCTGGGTAG
- a CDS encoding sensor histidine kinase, whose product MRPVGVAGPALLLVALTLVLASMPAWLHLPLPDNGLVLTQAALVVDDGPVQAVTLPDTVRTPEPGRSVVRYAMTFELPAQPEQAQTVYIPAARHQLSVAVNGLVVQLPADSPWLQQAQGYTSLLRVPADYLLQGENHIVVTLRRSDAAIPFYLSPVYIERGAGLDRSPWLALAMAGQGRIAAFVLHLVVLLGLLTLWTARRHDPLFRWLALIGSTTLLATVLDIAQVLEGLASWAPAQHVLMCAFGLMALGVALSAAERPTPRWLVPTMCVLPVLLLGLGLLVGERPLLVTGISASIAIGGHIVATVLLAANFLRTGRWDQGLLAVPFFLVAWIGLGDMMVVTGLREAPFLLTNYVRPLTMLTIVVVLMRRLANSLNSLDEANDLLRNKLAEQERQLSSLHARERQRAAEAVLEDERGRLTRDLHDGLSGHLVSIIALSERGADPATIERSARAALDDLRLVINSLDVGDEDLPLALAGFRERLEPQLRRLGVGLDWSMEKLPEIGGVTPGNALSVLRIMQEAVTNALKHGPARHIRIEGRRGYGGAAVIAVANDGGGSEAARAGHGLSNMSRRARSIGGDAVFERLEGEAIMRLTLPPRLLDA is encoded by the coding sequence ATGAGGCCAGTCGGGGTGGCAGGACCGGCTTTGCTGCTGGTGGCGCTGACCCTTGTGCTGGCCAGCATGCCGGCCTGGCTGCATCTGCCGCTGCCTGATAATGGGCTGGTGCTGACGCAGGCGGCGCTGGTGGTGGATGACGGACCGGTGCAGGCGGTGACGCTGCCCGATACGGTGCGGACGCCGGAGCCGGGGCGCTCGGTGGTCCGCTATGCGATGACGTTCGAACTGCCGGCGCAGCCGGAACAGGCGCAGACCGTCTATATTCCGGCGGCGCGGCACCAGTTGAGCGTTGCGGTGAATGGCCTTGTGGTGCAGTTGCCGGCGGATTCTCCCTGGCTGCAGCAGGCGCAGGGCTATACGAGCCTGCTGCGCGTGCCGGCGGACTATTTGCTGCAGGGCGAAAACCATATCGTGGTGACGCTGCGGCGGAGCGACGCCGCCATCCCCTTCTATCTGAGCCCGGTCTATATCGAGCGGGGGGCGGGGCTGGACCGTTCGCCTTGGCTGGCGCTGGCCATGGCCGGACAGGGGCGCATCGCCGCCTTCGTGCTGCATCTGGTGGTGCTGCTGGGCCTGCTGACGCTGTGGACGGCGCGGCGGCACGACCCGCTGTTCCGCTGGCTGGCGCTGATCGGCAGCACGACGCTCTTGGCAACAGTGCTCGATATCGCCCAGGTGCTGGAGGGGCTGGCCTCGTGGGCGCCGGCCCAGCATGTGCTGATGTGCGCCTTTGGCCTGATGGCGCTGGGCGTGGCGCTGTCGGCAGCGGAACGGCCAACGCCGCGCTGGCTGGTGCCCACAATGTGCGTGCTGCCGGTGCTGCTGCTCGGGCTGGGGCTGCTGGTGGGGGAACGGCCATTGCTGGTCACCGGCATCAGCGCCAGTATCGCCATTGGCGGCCATATCGTGGCCACCGTGCTGCTGGCGGCCAATTTCCTGCGCACCGGGCGGTGGGACCAAGGCCTGCTGGCCGTGCCCTTCTTCCTCGTCGCCTGGATCGGGCTGGGCGACATGATGGTCGTGACCGGGCTGCGCGAGGCGCCGTTCCTGCTGACCAATTATGTGCGGCCGCTGACCATGCTGACCATTGTCGTGGTGCTGATGCGGCGGCTGGCCAACAGCCTCAACAGCCTCGACGAGGCCAATGACCTGCTGCGTAACAAGCTGGCGGAACAGGAGCGGCAATTGTCGTCGCTGCATGCGCGCGAGCGCCAGCGCGCCGCCGAGGCGGTGCTGGAGGACGAGCGCGGACGGCTGACACGCGACCTGCATGACGGGCTCAGCGGACATCTTGTATCGATCATCGCGCTCAGCGAGCGCGGCGCCGACCCGGCCACGATCGAGCGCTCGGCCCGCGCGGCGCTCGATGACCTGCGGCTGGTGATCAACTCGCTCGATGTGGGTGACGAGGACCTGCCGCTGGCTCTGGCCGGGTTCCGCGAGCGGCTGGAGCCGCAATTGCGCCGGCTGGGCGTGGGGCTGGACTGGTCGATGGAGAAGCTGCCCGAGATCGGCGGGGTGACGCCGGGCAATGCGCTGTCGGTGCTGCGCATCATGCAGGAGGCAGTGACCAATGCGCTCAAGCACGGCCCAGCGCGGCATATCCGCATCGAGGGGCGACGCGGCTATGGCGGCGCGGCCGTGATCGCGGTGGCCAATGATGGCGGCGGCAGCGAAGCGGCGCGGGCCGGACATGGGCTGAGCAATATGAGCCGCCGGGCCCGCTCGATCGGCGGCGATGCCGTGTTCGAACGGCTGGAGGGCGAGGCGATCATGCGGCTGACCCTGCCGCCGCGGCTGCTGGACGCTTAG
- a CDS encoding response regulator gives MEDDEPIRRRLAELITDWSGATLVATCATLAEAMAAIEAQSFDLLVTDLKLPDGNGIEAIRLVGKLQPQAEAMVISVLTDERSVLDAIEAGAAGYLLKDAEALDLVEAITDLMAGRSPISSRIARVLVRRLAERGEASGAAEDRPSLTPREMDILWGIAKGFTYGELAERLGMSRQTVPVHIRNIYRKLQASNRSEAVFEATRLGLIRL, from the coding sequence GTGGAGGACGACGAACCGATCCGCCGGCGGCTGGCCGAACTCATTACCGACTGGTCCGGCGCCACACTGGTCGCCACCTGTGCCACGCTGGCCGAAGCCATGGCGGCGATCGAGGCGCAGAGCTTCGACCTGCTGGTCACCGATCTCAAGCTGCCCGACGGCAATGGCATCGAGGCGATCCGGCTGGTCGGCAAGCTGCAGCCTCAGGCCGAGGCCATGGTGATTTCGGTACTGACCGACGAGCGCTCGGTGCTCGACGCCATCGAGGCGGGGGCGGCGGGCTACCTGCTCAAGGATGCCGAGGCGCTCGACCTGGTCGAGGCCATCACCGACCTGATGGCGGGCCGCTCGCCGATTTCCTCGCGCATTGCCCGCGTGCTGGTGCGCCGGCTCGCCGAGCGCGGGGAGGCGAGCGGGGCGGCGGAGGACAGGCCGAGCCTGACGCCGCGCGAAATGGATATCCTGTGGGGCATTGCCAAGGGCTTTACCTATGGCGAGCTGGCCGAGCGGCTGGGCATGTCGCGGCAGACCGTGCCGGTGCATATCCGCAATATCTACCGCAAGCTGCAGGCGTCCAATCGCAGCGAGGCGGTGTTCGAGGCGACGCGGCTGGGGCTGATCCGGCTATGA
- a CDS encoding TadG family pilus assembly protein: protein MSLWRDTRANMAVLFAMGFAISALVSAVAVDGAALYHERRMIQNGVDLAALSAAGNPGDATALAQAALVEAGLLPVGPSAGLTVVTGHYDPDPAIAAADRFTPGRAPLNAVAVHFQRRGALYFARGWAEPPELGAMAIASVTPQVSFSLDSRLASLKGGIANGVLNALLGTNVALDVMDYQNLLAAKVDTFAFLDALAGQLGVTVGTYDDLLALEADHGKLAGALASLLTGVERTAMLKLAGAAGHNGSVKLAKLFDLGALGGLAIGSGNGEGLFTAISALDLLTASAGLGNGDRQVSLALTAGIPGLVSLDAQLAIGEPVQGGAWFAIGGVGSVVRTAQLRLRVVAEILGSGVLVGAPIRLPLYLEMAQPEAVVGAASCPSGAGGKGSATILTRPGVLRLMIGEVDDVRFGDFNTTPVVAPAKLAEVKLLGLTVLKVLASSLVEIAQTTPVALGFSSSDIARGVIRTARTTTMVSSLTGSLLGNMVLDVPVLGLGLNLSGLTGLLNTILTPLTPVLDLTLARLLEPLGLALGEADVRVYGVRCSHPVLVG, encoded by the coding sequence ATGAGCCTGTGGCGGGATACACGCGCCAATATGGCGGTGCTGTTCGCCATGGGCTTTGCCATTTCCGCGCTGGTCTCGGCCGTGGCAGTGGATGGCGCGGCGCTCTATCACGAGCGCCGCATGATCCAGAACGGGGTGGACCTGGCGGCCCTGTCGGCGGCCGGCAACCCCGGCGACGCCACGGCGCTGGCACAGGCCGCGCTGGTCGAGGCGGGATTGCTGCCCGTGGGCCCCAGCGCCGGGCTGACCGTGGTGACCGGCCATTACGACCCCGACCCGGCCATTGCCGCCGCCGACCGGTTCACGCCGGGCCGGGCGCCGCTCAATGCCGTGGCGGTGCATTTCCAGCGGCGGGGCGCACTGTATTTCGCGCGGGGCTGGGCCGAGCCGCCCGAACTGGGCGCCATGGCCATTGCCAGCGTGACCCCGCAGGTGTCGTTCTCGCTGGACTCGCGCCTGGCCAGCCTCAAGGGCGGCATCGCCAATGGCGTGCTCAACGCGCTGCTCGGCACCAATGTCGCGCTCGATGTGATGGACTATCAGAATCTGCTCGCCGCCAAGGTCGATACCTTCGCCTTTCTCGATGCGCTGGCCGGACAACTGGGCGTCACAGTCGGCACCTATGACGACCTGCTGGCACTCGAGGCCGACCATGGCAAGCTGGCCGGGGCGCTGGCCAGCCTGCTGACCGGGGTGGAGCGCACGGCCATGCTGAAACTGGCCGGAGCGGCCGGGCATAATGGCAGCGTGAAGCTGGCAAAGCTGTTCGATCTCGGCGCGCTGGGCGGGCTGGCCATCGGCTCGGGCAATGGCGAGGGCCTCTTCACCGCCATTTCGGCACTGGACCTGCTGACCGCCAGCGCTGGCCTGGGCAATGGCGACCGGCAGGTGTCGCTGGCGCTGACCGCCGGCATTCCGGGGCTTGTGAGCCTCGATGCGCAACTGGCCATTGGCGAGCCGGTACAGGGTGGCGCATGGTTTGCCATTGGCGGCGTGGGCAGTGTGGTGCGGACCGCCCAATTGCGGCTGCGCGTGGTCGCCGAAATCCTGGGCAGTGGGGTGCTGGTCGGGGCGCCGATCCGGCTGCCGCTCTATCTCGAAATGGCGCAGCCCGAAGCCGTGGTGGGAGCGGCCAGCTGCCCATCGGGTGCGGGGGGCAAAGGCAGCGCCACCATTCTCACCAGACCGGGCGTGTTGCGCCTGATGATCGGGGAGGTCGATGATGTCAGGTTCGGCGATTTCAACACGACGCCGGTGGTGGCGCCGGCAAAGCTGGCCGAGGTCAAGCTATTGGGCCTTACCGTGCTGAAAGTGCTGGCCTCGTCGCTGGTGGAAATCGCCCAGACCACGCCGGTGGCGCTTGGCTTTTCGAGCAGCGATATTGCCCGCGGGGTGATCAGGACCGCGCGGACGACCACCATGGTGAGTTCGCTCACCGGATCGCTGCTGGGCAATATGGTGCTCGATGTGCCGGTGCTCGGCCTGGGGCTGAATCTCAGCGGCCTGACCGGGCTGCTCAACACCATCCTGACGCCGCTGACGCCGGTGCTCGACCTGACGCTGGCGCGGCTGCTCGAACCGCTGGGGCTGGCGCTGGGCGAGGCCGATGTGCGGGTTTATGGCGTGCGGTGCAGCCATCCGGTGCTGGTGGGCTAG
- a CDS encoding TadE/TadG family type IV pilus assembly protein, with protein MRRLAGWVRDDSGTSAVEFAILTPVFLLLLTGMLAYGVYFGAAHSLQQLAADAARTAIAGLDESERNALVGDFLAANADSYALIDADRLSVTIGDKPGDPDHYRVVLEYDAGDLPIWDLYPPLPLPSQQIIYSSTIRRGRI; from the coding sequence ATGCGTCGCCTTGCTGGCTGGGTCCGCGATGATAGCGGTACGTCGGCCGTTGAATTCGCCATATTGACGCCGGTCTTCCTGCTGCTGCTGACCGGGATGCTGGCCTATGGGGTCTATTTCGGGGCCGCCCATTCGCTGCAGCAACTGGCGGCCGACGCGGCGCGCACCGCCATTGCCGGGCTGGACGAGAGCGAGCGCAATGCGCTGGTGGGGGACTTTCTGGCGGCCAATGCCGACAGCTATGCCCTGATCGATGCCGACAGGCTCAGCGTGACCATTGGCGACAAGCCCGGCGACCCGGACCATTACCGCGTGGTGCTGGAATATGATGCCGGCGACCTGCCGATCTGGGACCTCTACCCGCCTTTGCCGCTGCCCAGCCAGCAGATCATCTATAGCTCGACCATCAGGCGGGGCAGGATATGA
- a CDS encoding copper homeostasis protein CutC has translation MSKHPFRIEICVEGIDGLVAAQTAGADRVELCASLLEGGLTPSLGVVREALRVATIPFHVIIRPRGGDFLYSELEFATMVDDIKALKDLGVAGVVIGCLTPDGKIDEARTKALVEAARPMKVTCHRAFDMTADYREAIEALIRCGVDRVLTSGQRDTALEGIDILKDTAAIAAGRIVIMACGALDADTIGQVRQATGVDEMHFAALHTIKSGMVFRNPHVGMGGTAIEREYEITLTDVDAVRRTIAAARAAA, from the coding sequence ATGAGCAAGCACCCGTTCCGAATCGAAATCTGTGTCGAAGGCATTGATGGCCTGGTGGCGGCGCAGACGGCGGGGGCCGATCGGGTGGAACTTTGTGCGAGCCTGCTCGAAGGCGGGCTCACACCCAGCCTGGGCGTGGTGCGCGAGGCCCTGCGCGTCGCCACCATTCCCTTCCACGTCATCATCCGCCCGCGCGGCGGCGACTTCCTCTATTCCGAGCTCGAATTCGCCACCATGGTGGATGACATCAAGGCACTGAAGGATCTCGGCGTGGCCGGCGTGGTCATCGGCTGCCTCACGCCCGATGGCAAGATCGATGAAGCGCGCACCAAAGCGCTCGTCGAGGCCGCGCGGCCCATGAAGGTTACCTGCCACCGCGCCTTCGACATGACCGCCGACTATCGCGAGGCCATCGAGGCCCTGATCCGTTGCGGCGTCGACCGGGTGCTGACCAGCGGCCAGCGCGACACGGCGCTGGAAGGCATCGACATTCTCAAGGACACCGCGGCCATCGCCGCTGGCCGCATCGTCATCATGGCCTGCGGCGCGCTCGATGCCGATACGATCGGCCAGGTGCGGCAGGCCACCGGGGTGGACGAGATGCATTTTGCCGCCCTCCACACCATCAAGAGCGGCATGGTGTTCCGCAATCCGCATGTCGGCATGGGCGGCACCGCCATCGAGCGCGAATACGAAATTACCCTGACCGATGTCGATGCGGTGCGCCGCACCATCGCCGCGGCCCGCGCCGCCGCCTGA
- a CDS encoding aquaporin, which yields MNKLIAEFIGTAVLVLIGCGAAVLGGDAIGQVGIAFAFGLAIVAMAYAIGPISGCHINPAVSLALYIDGRMDLVSMIQHWVAQFAGALVGALILWAIVGSNASLGQNGWGPGYLGEYSMLAALIFEVVFTAIFVVVILGSTGERAAPHFAGLAIGLTLVAIHLVGIQVTGVSVNPARSFGPAILVGGDALAQLWLFIVAPLVGGALGGLLYRFKILKA from the coding sequence ATGAATAAACTGATTGCGGAATTCATCGGCACGGCAGTGCTGGTGCTCATTGGCTGCGGGGCGGCCGTATTGGGCGGCGACGCCATCGGGCAGGTCGGCATCGCCTTTGCCTTCGGCCTCGCCATCGTCGCCATGGCCTATGCCATCGGCCCGATTTCGGGCTGTCACATCAACCCGGCGGTGAGCCTGGCGCTCTATATCGACGGGCGCATGGACCTCGTGAGCATGATCCAGCACTGGGTCGCCCAGTTTGCCGGCGCGCTGGTCGGTGCCCTGATCCTCTGGGCTATTGTCGGCAGCAATGCCAGCCTGGGGCAGAATGGCTGGGGTCCGGGCTATCTCGGCGAATATTCCATGCTGGCCGCCCTGATCTTCGAAGTCGTGTTCACCGCCATCTTCGTCGTGGTCATCCTCGGCTCGACCGGCGAGCGCGCCGCGCCGCATTTCGCCGGCCTCGCCATCGGCCTGACCTTGGTGGCCATCCACCTGGTCGGCATCCAGGTCACCGGCGTGTCGGTCAATCCGGCCCGCAGCTTCGGCCCCGCCATCCTGGTCGGCGGCGATGCTTTGGCCCAGCTCTGGCTGTTCATCGTCGCGCCGCTTGTCGGCGGGGCACTGGGCGGGCTGCTCTACCGCTTCAAGATCCTCAAGGCCTGA
- a CDS encoding siderophore ferric iron reductase, giving the protein MARSFLFARDSGDAATTRLIATAAQLTGFMKGEPGIARPGWYKPGGDNQAMLAELHAALATTYPKAGPAFYAVRLWTNLLWQPAYLAVISAHIHGAMPDLNGLSQQRRGIYVDGYRLLPGAQQAGPVEMLIETAAAQLKPMAATMLDEVNLLVRLKPLPARRLFADRMLSLMVWLGQRRRDLPPEAIASYAAQWLEALGLTGQGNLEPVEAGGQRLLIVKRKGCCLDYLIDPDRYCATCPKQDNAVRLARQTANALAEL; this is encoded by the coding sequence ATGGCCCGCTCCTTCCTCTTCGCGCGAGATTCCGGCGATGCCGCCACCACGCGGCTGATCGCGACGGCCGCGCAACTGACCGGCTTCATGAAGGGCGAACCCGGTATCGCCCGCCCCGGCTGGTACAAGCCGGGCGGTGACAATCAGGCCATGCTGGCCGAGCTTCACGCCGCGCTGGCCACCACCTATCCCAAGGCCGGTCCGGCCTTCTATGCCGTGCGGCTCTGGACCAACCTGCTCTGGCAGCCCGCCTATCTCGCGGTCATATCAGCCCATATTCACGGCGCCATGCCTGACCTCAATGGCCTCAGCCAGCAGCGGCGCGGCATCTATGTCGATGGCTACCGGCTGCTGCCCGGCGCACAGCAGGCCGGCCCGGTCGAGATGCTGATCGAAACAGCCGCCGCCCAGCTCAAGCCCATGGCCGCGACCATGCTCGACGAGGTCAATCTGCTGGTCCGGCTCAAGCCGCTGCCGGCGCGGCGCCTCTTCGCCGACCGCATGCTGAGCCTGATGGTCTGGCTGGGCCAGCGCCGCCGCGACCTGCCGCCGGAAGCGATCGCGTCCTATGCGGCCCAATGGCTCGAAGCGCTGGGGCTGACCGGGCAGGGCAATCTGGAGCCGGTCGAGGCCGGTGGCCAGCGCCTGCTCATCGTCAAACGTAAGGGCTGCTGCCTCGACTACCTGATCGATCCCGACCGCTACTGCGCCACCTGCCCCAAGCAGGACAATGCGGTTCGCCTCGCGCGCCAGACCGCCAATGCGCTGGCCGAGCTTTAA
- a CDS encoding SH3 domain-containing protein, producing MHGRFRRILKALCRRLPGAMLLLVLLAPPALAQAGNPSGLPLPRFAATRSDPINVRVGPGQKYDISWTYLKSGIPVEIIQEFDTWRKIRDVDGAEGWIHQNLLTGTRAGYVTPLVANGEIALRSGQSDDSGVRARLGAGLKVTISECDGTWCQVSATGHDANQRSTIYSGYLHQEELWGVYPDEVFD from the coding sequence ATGCACGGCCGCTTTCGCCGTATCCTCAAGGCCCTTTGCCGCCGCCTGCCCGGGGCGATGCTGTTGCTTGTGCTGCTTGCCCCGCCGGCATTGGCGCAGGCCGGCAACCCCAGCGGCCTGCCGCTGCCGCGCTTTGCCGCGACCCGCTCCGACCCGATCAATGTGCGGGTTGGGCCGGGACAAAAATACGATATTTCATGGACTTACCTCAAGTCAGGCATTCCGGTGGAAATCATCCAGGAATTCGATACCTGGCGCAAGATTCGCGATGTCGACGGCGCCGAGGGCTGGATCCACCAGAACCTGCTGACCGGCACGCGGGCGGGCTATGTGACGCCGCTGGTGGCCAATGGCGAAATCGCTTTGCGCTCGGGGCAATCTGACGATTCGGGGGTGCGCGCCCGACTCGGGGCGGGACTCAAGGTGACGATTTCAGAATGCGACGGGACCTGGTGCCAGGTCAGCGCTACCGGGCATGATGCGAACCAGCGCAGCACGATTTATTCGGGTTATCTGCACCAGGAAGAGCTCTGGGGCGTCTATCCCGACGAGGTCTTCGACTAG
- a CDS encoding 2-hydroxyacid dehydrogenase, whose translation MPPAPILEHMVSHKPHILVTRRLPETIEARMATLFETHVNEDDVNLTGDDIIGGLEGKDVLVSSITDRIDARLIARLPRSVRLIAQFGNGVDNIDIEAAWAAGVTVTNTPSVLTEDTADMAMVLMLALPRRLVEGTQMLVRDGVWAGWSPTSMLGHRLRGKALGIVGMGRIGTAVAQRAKAFGLNIHYFSRNRRPPGVETPLEATYWHDLDAMVEAVDIVSLHTPHTRETFHILSADRLRRMKKGSFVVNVSRPELLDEAALVDAIESGHLAGAALDVFENRHGINPRLLALAEANKVVLTAHMASATLEARIEMGETVIVNIRAFMDGHQPPHRVLPDGAHGAARNLRS comes from the coding sequence ATGCCGCCCGCCCCGATCCTGGAACATATGGTCAGCCACAAACCGCACATTCTCGTGACCAGGCGCCTGCCCGAAACCATCGAGGCGCGCATGGCAACGCTGTTCGAGACCCATGTCAACGAAGACGACGTGAACCTCACCGGCGATGACATTATCGGCGGGCTCGAGGGCAAGGATGTCCTGGTGTCCTCGATCACCGACCGCATCGATGCCCGCCTCATCGCCCGGCTGCCCCGCAGCGTGCGGCTCATCGCCCAGTTCGGCAATGGCGTGGACAATATCGATATCGAGGCGGCCTGGGCGGCGGGCGTCACCGTGACCAATACGCCCTCGGTGCTCACCGAAGACACGGCCGACATGGCCATGGTGCTGATGCTGGCTTTGCCGCGGCGGCTGGTGGAAGGCACGCAGATGCTGGTGCGCGACGGGGTCTGGGCCGGCTGGTCGCCCACCTCCATGCTGGGCCACCGGCTGCGCGGCAAAGCCCTTGGCATTGTCGGCATGGGCCGCATCGGCACCGCCGTGGCGCAGCGGGCCAAGGCCTTCGGCCTCAACATCCATTATTTCTCGCGCAACCGCCGCCCCCCCGGCGTCGAAACCCCGCTCGAAGCCACCTATTGGCACGATCTCGACGCCATGGTCGAGGCAGTCGACATTGTCTCGCTGCACACCCCGCATACGCGGGAAACCTTCCACATTCTCTCGGCCGACCGGCTCAGGCGCATGAAGAAGGGCAGCTTCGTGGTCAATGTCAGCAGGCCCGAACTGCTGGACGAGGCGGCGCTGGTCGATGCCATCGAAAGCGGCCACCTGGCGGGCGCCGCGCTCGACGTCTTCGAAAACCGGCACGGCATCAACCCGCGCCTGCTGGCCCTGGCCGAAGCCAACAAGGTGGTGCTGACCGCCCATATGGCCTCGGCGACGCTGGAAGCCCGCATCGAGATGGGCGAGACGGTCATCGTCAATATCCGCGCCTTCATGGACGGGCACCAGCCGCCCCATCGCGTCCTGCCCGATGGGGCACACGGTGCCGCGCGCAACCTGCGCAGCTGA